In Acipenser ruthenus unplaced genomic scaffold, fAciRut3.2 maternal haplotype, whole genome shotgun sequence, one genomic interval encodes:
- the LOC131725236 gene encoding gastrula zinc finger protein XlCGF57.1-like, whose product MESVYIKQEEVQELVPVCIKQEMPELEPVHIKEETELEPVHIKEEETELEPVHIKEETELEPVHIKEETELEPVHIKEETELEPVHMKEETELDPVHMKEETELEPVHIKEETELEPVHIKEETELEPVHIKEETELEPVHMKEETELDPVHMKEETELEPVHIKEETELEPVHIKEETELEPVHIKEETELEPVHMKEETELDPVHMKEETELEPVHMKEEETELQPFYIEQSVDLLCKDSENISRPKISHHCSECWKSFSRLGNLKTHQRIHTGEALHHCPKYGESFSQLGNLKTQQRIHSGEKPYHCSECGKSFSVLGSLKTHQRIHTGEKPYHCTECWKSFSQLGHLKTHQRTHTGEKPYHCVECGDSFSRLENLKRHQRIHTGEKPYHCSECGKNFSCLKSLQLHQRIHTGEKPYYCNECGKSFTESGQLKTHQRIHTGEKPYHCTECGESFTESGTLKTHQRIHTGEKPYHCTECGESFTESGTLKAHQRIHTGEKPYRCTECGERFRQSSTLKRHLQIHTEASLPPSQSLTSPPYMFECVES is encoded by the coding sequence ATggagtctgtttacattaaacaggaggaggttcAGGAATTGGTACCtgtctgcattaaacaggagatgcctgaactggagcctgtccacattaaagaagagactgaactggagcctgtccatattaaagaagaagagactgaactggagcctgtccacattaaagaagagactgaactggagcctgtccacattaaagaagagactgaactggagcctgtccacattaaagaagagactgaactggagcctgtccacatgaaagaagagactgaactggatcctgtccacatgaaagaagagactgaactggagcctgtccacattaaagaagagactgaactggagcctgtccacattaaagaagagactgaactggagcctgtccacattaaagaagagactgaactggagcctgtccacatgaaagaagagactgaactggatcctgtccacatgaaagaagagactgaactggagcctgtccacattaaagaagagactgaactggagcctgtccacattaaagaagagactgaactggagcctgtccacattaaagaagagactgaactggagcctgtccacatgaaagaagagactgaactggatcctgtccacatgaaagaagagactgaactggagcctgtccacatgaaagaggaagagactgaattGCAGCCTTTCTACATTGAACAGTCTGTTGATTTGTTGTGTAAGGATTCAGAAAACATATCCCGGccaaagatatcacatcattgtTCTGAATGTTGGAAGAGCTTCAGTCgattaggaaacctaaaaacacaccagcgaattcacactggagaggcGCTGCATCACTGTCCTAAATATGGggagagtttcagtcagttaggaaacctaaaaacacagcaGCGAATTCactctggagagaagccgtatcactgttctgaatgtgggaagagcttcagtgtgttaggaagcctaaaaacacaccagcgaattcacactggagagaagccgtatcactgtactgaatgttggAAGAGCTTCAGTCAATTAGGtcacctaaaaacacaccagcgaactcacactggagagaagccgtatcactgtgttGAATGTGGGGACAGCTTCAGTCGGTTAGaaaacctaaaaagacaccaacgaattcatactggagagaagccatatcactgttctgaatgtggAAAGAACTTTAGTTGCTTAAAAAGCCTACAActacaccaacgaattcacactggagagaagccatattactgtaatgaatgtgggaaaagcttcacTGAATCAGGACAactaaaaacacaccaacgaattcacactggagagaagccgtatcactgtactgaatgtggggagagcttcactGAATCAGGAACcctaaaaacacaccaacgaattcacactggagagaagccatatcactgtaccgaatgtggggagagcttcactGAATCAGGAACCctaaaagcacaccagcgaattcacactggagagaagccatatcgctGTACCGAATGTGGGGAGAGATTCAGACAGTCAAGCACCCTAAAACGACACCTGCAAATTCACACtgaagccagcctccctccctcccagtccctcacctctccaccctacatgtttgagtgtgtggagagctga